From one Streptomyces sp. CA-210063 genomic stretch:
- a CDS encoding FAD-binding and (Fe-S)-binding domain-containing protein, translating into MTELGGHGDTAELRSALRKAGVRGEAGFDATARALMTMDASNYRRVPLGVVAPRDADDVAAVLSVCREHGVPVVARGGGTSIAGQATGTGVVLDFTRHMNRLVSLDPGARTAVVQPGLVLDRLQEAAAPHGLRFGPDPSTHSRCTLGGMIGNNSCGSHSVAWGTTADSVRELSVLGARGDVRRLGQDWAGAPDGLRPLVERELARLRTGFPDLPRRISGYALDALLPEKGADVARSFCGSEGTLGVLTEAVVRLVEAPRARALAVLAYADESAAAEAAPGLLPHSPLTVEGMAADLVPPGATGLPAGGAWLFVETGGDTAAEARAHADAIVREADASDTLVDSLVVTDAAAQRALWRIREDASGTATRMPDGSEAWPGWEDCAVPPARLGAYLRDFRRLLGAHDLRGTPYGHFGDGCIHVRIDFDLMTAPGVARFRRFSEDLAELVTSHGGSLSGEHGDGQARAELLPTMYGTEMVRLFEQVKGVWDPDDLLNPGMLVRPAPLDSNLRFAVLPREPVPVEFAYPDDGGDFSAAVRRCVGVAKCRTTEVSPASGAVMCPSFRATGEEEHSTRGRARLLHEMLAGEVVTDGWRSAEVRDALDLCLSCKGCRSDCPVGVDMATYKAEFLHHHYDGRRRPAAHYTMGRLPLWLRLVARTRTAGLVNFLAGVRPLADLAKRLGGIAGERELPRLARVPFVRWYERRLREQAKLEEVDAAEAEELLGDEPVIEIPFGGSGFWKWRKRDVRGRPLRPEELADTLAEMGADVDFEAADDFEDDEDDEAPTTVLLWTDTFTEYLSPSVGQAALRVLEAAGLQVIVPPTFRMKRKPAWLRRAEAGEEVALTQLKLSRTLFTMRQGRVCCGLTYISTGQLDRARAVLRRTLDLLELFLNPVPQWMPEEDPDLAVPPIPIVVLEPSCAATLRTDLPELLPDDPRAHRLAASVLTFAEALERHAPHWTPPAVDRPVVGQTHCHQHAVLGDAPDRRLRTAAGLTGDLSGGCCGLAGNFGFEKGHYDVSVACAEDQLLPAVRDATDDTIVLADGFSCRTQLEQLAGRRGLHLAEVLAAGLTEEQPRPGASSR; encoded by the coding sequence ATGACGGAACTCGGGGGTCATGGGGACACGGCGGAGCTGCGGAGCGCGCTGCGGAAGGCCGGCGTGCGCGGCGAGGCCGGCTTCGACGCGACCGCACGCGCGCTGATGACGATGGACGCGTCCAACTACCGGCGCGTCCCGCTCGGCGTGGTCGCGCCCCGGGACGCGGACGACGTCGCGGCCGTCCTGTCCGTGTGCCGTGAGCACGGCGTGCCGGTCGTCGCGCGCGGTGGCGGCACGTCGATCGCCGGTCAGGCCACGGGCACGGGCGTGGTCCTGGACTTCACCCGCCACATGAACCGGCTCGTCTCCCTCGACCCCGGGGCGCGTACGGCCGTCGTCCAGCCCGGCCTCGTCCTGGACCGCCTCCAGGAGGCCGCCGCCCCGCACGGCCTCCGCTTCGGCCCCGACCCCTCCACCCACAGCCGCTGCACCCTCGGCGGCATGATCGGCAACAACTCCTGCGGCTCCCACTCGGTCGCCTGGGGCACGACGGCGGACAGCGTGCGCGAGCTGTCGGTGCTCGGTGCGCGAGGGGACGTACGACGACTGGGGCAGGACTGGGCAGGGGCGCCGGACGGCCTCCGCCCCCTGGTGGAGCGGGAGTTGGCCCGCCTGCGCACCGGCTTCCCCGACCTCCCCCGCCGTATCTCCGGCTACGCCCTCGACGCACTCCTCCCCGAGAAGGGCGCGGACGTGGCCCGCTCCTTCTGCGGCTCCGAGGGCACACTCGGAGTGCTCACGGAGGCGGTCGTACGCCTCGTCGAGGCACCCCGCGCGCGTGCGCTGGCCGTCCTGGCGTACGCCGACGAGAGCGCGGCGGCCGAGGCGGCCCCCGGCCTGCTGCCGCACAGCCCACTGACCGTGGAGGGCATGGCCGCGGACCTCGTCCCGCCGGGGGCGACCGGCCTCCCGGCGGGCGGGGCCTGGCTGTTCGTGGAGACGGGCGGCGACACGGCCGCCGAGGCACGGGCGCACGCCGACGCGATCGTCCGCGAGGCGGACGCGTCCGACACGCTCGTGGATTCCCTCGTGGTGACGGACGCCGCCGCCCAGCGCGCCCTGTGGCGCATCCGCGAGGACGCGAGCGGCACGGCGACGCGGATGCCGGACGGCAGCGAGGCCTGGCCGGGCTGGGAGGACTGCGCGGTGCCGCCGGCCCGACTCGGCGCGTACCTACGGGACTTCCGGCGCCTCCTCGGGGCCCACGACCTGCGCGGCACGCCCTACGGTCACTTCGGCGACGGCTGCATCCACGTCCGCATCGACTTCGACCTCATGACCGCCCCGGGCGTCGCCCGCTTCCGCCGCTTCTCCGAGGACCTGGCCGAACTGGTCACGTCGCACGGCGGCTCCCTCTCCGGCGAACACGGCGACGGCCAGGCCCGCGCCGAGCTTCTGCCGACGATGTACGGCACCGAGATGGTCCGGCTGTTCGAGCAGGTGAAGGGCGTCTGGGACCCGGACGACCTCCTGAACCCCGGCATGCTCGTCCGCCCGGCCCCGCTGGACTCGAACCTCCGCTTCGCGGTCCTGCCACGCGAGCCCGTGCCGGTGGAGTTCGCGTACCCGGACGACGGCGGTGACTTCTCGGCGGCGGTACGACGCTGTGTGGGCGTCGCCAAGTGCCGTACGACGGAGGTGAGTCCGGCGTCCGGAGCCGTCATGTGCCCCTCCTTCCGCGCCACGGGCGAGGAGGAGCACTCCACCCGGGGCCGGGCCCGCCTCCTGCACGAGATGCTGGCCGGCGAGGTGGTCACCGACGGCTGGCGCTCGGCTGAGGTACGGGACGCCCTCGACCTCTGCCTGTCCTGCAAGGGCTGCCGCTCCGACTGCCCGGTCGGCGTCGACATGGCCACGTACAAGGCGGAGTTCCTCCACCACCACTACGACGGCCGCCGCCGCCCGGCCGCCCACTACACGATGGGCCGGCTGCCGCTGTGGCTCCGTTTGGTCGCCCGCACACGCACGGCCGGACTGGTCAACTTCCTTGCCGGTGTACGCCCTCTGGCCGACCTGGCGAAACGGCTGGGCGGGATCGCGGGGGAGCGGGAGCTGCCGCGGCTGGCGAGGGTGCCGTTCGTCCGGTGGTACGAGCGGAGGCTCAGGGAACAGGCCAAGCTGGAGGAGGTGGACGCGGCGGAGGCGGAGGAGCTGTTGGGGGATGAGCCGGTCATCGAGATCCCCTTCGGCGGTTCGGGCTTCTGGAAGTGGCGGAAGCGGGATGTCAGGGGCCGTCCCCTCCGTCCGGAGGAACTGGCGGACACGCTCGCCGAGATGGGCGCCGACGTGGACTTCGAGGCCGCCGACGACTTCGAGGACGACGAGGACGACGAGGCACCGACGACGGTGCTGCTGTGGACGGACACCTTCACGGAATACCTCTCGCCGTCCGTGGGGCAGGCGGCGCTACGGGTGCTGGAGGCGGCCGGGCTGCAGGTGATCGTGCCGCCGACGTTCCGGATGAAGCGGAAGCCGGCCTGGCTGCGGAGGGCGGAGGCGGGCGAGGAGGTCGCCCTCACCCAACTGAAGCTCAGCCGCACCCTGTTCACGATGCGGCAGGGCCGGGTCTGCTGCGGCCTGACGTACATCTCCACAGGCCAGCTCGACCGGGCCCGCGCGGTGCTGCGCCGCACGCTCGACCTGCTCGAACTGTTCCTGAACCCCGTCCCGCAGTGGATGCCGGAGGAGGACCCGGATCTTGCCGTACCTCCCATCCCGATCGTGGTCCTCGAACCGAGCTGCGCCGCGACGCTCCGCACCGACCTGCCCGAACTCCTCCCCGACGACCCCCGGGCCCACCGACTCGCCGCCTCGGTCCTCACCTTCGCCGAAGCGCTGGAACGCCACGCCCCGCACTGGACCCCGCCCGCCGTGGACCGCCCGGTCGTCGGCCAGACCCACTGCCACCAGCACGCGGTACTCGGCGACGCCCCCGACCGCCGCCTCCGCACCGCCGCCGGCCTCACCGGCGACCTCAGCGGCGGCTGCTGCGGCCTCGCCGGCAACTTCGGCTTCGAGAAGGGCCACTACGACGTCTCGGTCGCCTGCGCGGAGGACCAACTCCTCCCGGCGGTGCGGGACGCGACCGACGACACGATCGTCCTGGCGGACGGCTTCTCGTGCCGGACACAGCTGGAGCAGCTGGCGGGGAGGAGGGGGCTGCACCTGGCGGAGGTGCTGGCGGCGGGACTGACGGAGGAGCAGCCGCGGCCGGGAGCCTCCTCCCGATGA
- a CDS encoding DUF952 domain-containing protein: MILHVVSLEAWYAEPDQPYAPASLAADGFVHCSPDEATTLAVVNAFYREAPRPLHALLLDETRLDARVEFEAADPAPPPGVPDDVLFPHVFGPINRDAVERIQEIEWDEEGRATGLRDTDDVG; encoded by the coding sequence ATGATCCTCCACGTCGTGTCACTTGAGGCCTGGTACGCCGAGCCGGACCAGCCGTACGCCCCCGCGTCCCTCGCGGCGGACGGTTTCGTCCACTGTTCTCCCGATGAAGCGACCACCCTGGCCGTCGTCAACGCCTTCTACCGGGAGGCACCACGGCCGTTGCACGCCCTGCTGCTCGACGAGACCCGGCTCGACGCGAGGGTGGAGTTCGAGGCGGCGGACCCGGCCCCGCCGCCCGGTGTTCCCGACGACGTCCTCTTCCCTCACGTCTTCGGGCCGATCAACCGCGACGCCGTCGAGCGGATCCAGGAGATCGAGTGGGACGAGGAGGGGCGGGCGACGGGGCTGCGGGATACGGATGACGTGGGCTGA